A genomic window from Pocillopora verrucosa isolate sample1 chromosome 7, ASM3666991v2, whole genome shotgun sequence includes:
- the LOC131782219 gene encoding histamine N-methyltransferase-like: MPLETLSKSYEAYEKAFQAFLDHSTARQSIVKCVQDGTKRALVAISSVSDKNKPFRMLGIGSGKGEMDVLMINSVAAHLKANETDVKPTIHSVVVEPSSFLLEKFKESASSMPTSLIALAEISFEWRQMTFQEYQRLIADDKSKPSLDFIHFIHSIYYMDAEDALRSCFRNYLGEKGAILCLVQTEASFFAKVQKKFKGKLTFGSEDMTIYTKEDLAAIAARSTGWSYDEITQEFSIDITKCFGEPSEESDLLLDFLTHQKNFRVTADQGLKDEVMDFFRESMVTDESGGKFLKAEMAAVIIHK, from the coding sequence atgccACTTGAAACTTTGTCCAAGAGTTATGAAGCCTACGAGAAAGCTTTTCAAGCCTTTTTGGACCACTCTACTGCCAGACAGTCTATTGTGAAGTGTGTACAAGATGGAACGAAGCGAGCGCTCGTGGCGATTTCATCTGTTAGTGACAAGAATAAGCCGTTCAGGATGTTAGGAATTGGTAGCGGAAAGGGTGAAATGGATGTATTGATGATCAACTCCGTAGCTGCGCATTTGAAAGCTAACGAAACTGATGTAAAACCCACTATCCATAGCGTGGTTGTGGAGCCGAGCTCATTTCTTTTAGAGAAGTTTAAAGAATCTGCCTCGTCAATGCCAACTTCGCTGATAGCATTAGCTGAAATATCGTTTGAATGGCGGCAAATGACATTTCAAGAATACCAGCGCCTAATCGCTGATGACAAGAGTAAACCATCCCTAGACTTCATCCACTTTATCCACAGCATTTATTACATGGATGCCGAAGATGCTCTTCGATCGTGCTTCAGAAATTATCTGGGAGAAAAGGGAGCCATCTTATGTCTCGTCCAAACCGAAGCCTCCTTCTTTGCTAAAGTGCAGAAGAAATTTAAAGGAAAGCTCACCTTTGGATCCGAGGATATGACCATCTACACCAAAGAGGACCTCGCAGCGATAGCAGCGAGAAGTACAGGATGGTCTTATGATGAAATAACACAAGAATTTTCTATTGACATAACGAAGTGTTTTGGAGAGCCTTCAGAAGAGAGTGATCTGCTCTTGGACTTTTTGACCCATCAGAAAAACTTTCGAGTCACCGCAGATCAGGGTTTGAAGGACGAAGTTATGGATTTCTTCCGAGAGTCAATGGTGACGGACGAAAGTGGAGGAAAGTTTTTGAAAGCTGAAATGGCTGCTGTAATAATTCATAAGTAA
- the LOC131782259 gene encoding uncharacterized protein, with the protein MIFSVTAACPIRVVSRRSLTVLALCLFAYVYWLHYRYHVHVISSNQKQLKTVKNHTRNNEIYADFMQTWCRLKRLRRDWKRVLRPCTDNMKWGKNMNSWRDQSRTDAAKSYLTLWDIRPAGQFSRFEIQSVTKDNLDKTIGGDSWRVHVRGPSSMSPTVIDHNNGKYEVIFLVLESGKYDVEVVLEYSLCDGYKDPPRDWFIKGNAQGRYQSPDALPSREKPFLLSPLWDGAPFTIQIPRSTELLFKKVISKFGSLNTPCGIKCSEIWDGNGRWVNDTWKPYLTEKSGSLGNSPTRKLRTLWIYGDSIGDFFYKSIVKQPLCKTLFQRCNNTYNWVYEIPNRNLTRARLEMDEKDFSIRRVLTEIFHVIDQPFMDNANSVLVLNLGLHYVHTINFSSYKTLIDKTIRLLNDRFKTDGRSWRFRGKLIWKTTTAINKEKYGDPKTNARHSTSIRFLTYQRVLLFNAYAMDTMCRAGVNVLDVFPISDAYPEGTGLPRKPYDAVHFKPHVFQPVVNFLHSYFGGHPSP; encoded by the exons ATGATTTTCTCGGTAACAGCAGCATGTCCTATCCGGGTGGTATCGCGAAGATCTTTAACTGTGCTGGCTTTGTGTCTTTTTGCATACGTGTACTGGCTGCACTACCGCTATCACGTTCATGTTATCTCATCCaatcaaaagcaattaaaaacaGTAAAGAACCACACTCGCAATAACGAAATATACGCCGACTTCATGCAAACATGGTGTCGTCTAAAGCGGCTGCGCAGAGACTGGAAGCGAGTCTTACGACCATGCACAGATAACATGAAGTGGGGAAAGAATATGAATTCCTGGCGTGACCAAAGCAGAACGGACGCTGCTAAAAGCTATCTTACATTGTGGGATATAAGACCTGCCGGGCAGTTCAGTCGATTTGAAATACAGTCTGTAACGAAAGATAACCTTGACAAGACAATTGGTGGGGACTCTTGGCGGGTTCATGTACGAGGTCCCTCCTCGATGTCTCCAACAGTAATTGATCATAATAATGGGAAGTACGAGgtcatttttcttgttctggAATCTGGGAAGTATGACGTGGAGGTGGTGTTGGAGTATTCGTTGTGTGATGGATATAAAGATCCACCAAGAGATTGGTTTATAAAAG GAAACGCTCAAGGTAGATACCAATCACCGGATGCCCTTCCTAGTCGTGAAAAGCCATTTCTGTTAAGTCCTTTGTGGGACGGTGCGCCTTTCACTATCCAAATTCCACGTTCCACGGAGcttctttttaaaa AGGTTATTAGCAAGTTTGGCTCTCTGAACACACCATGTGGGATCAAATGCTCTGAAATATGGGACGGCAATGGGAGATGGGTCAATGACACATGGAAACCATATTTGACTG AAAAATCTGGCTCATTAGGAAACAGCCCGACACGAAAACTAAGAACACTGTGGATTTACGGAGACTCGATTGGCGATTTTTTCTACAAGTCCATCGTCAAACAGCCTTTGTGCAAAACATTATTTCAACGATGCAATAACACTTACAACTGGGTGTACGAAATTCCCAACAGAAACTTGACCAGAGCTCGATTAGAGATGGATGAAAAAGACTTCAGTATTAGGAGAGTTCTGACCGAGATTTTTCACGTGATCGATCAGCCTTTTATGGACAACGCCAATTCCGTCTTGGTTCTCAATCTAGGTCTGCACTATGTGCACACAATAAACTTCTCATCGTACAAGACTTTGATTGACAAGACAATTAGATTGTTAAATGATAGATTTAAGACGGACGGTAGATCATGGAGGTTTAGAGGAAAACTCATCTGGAAGACGACAACTGCTATTAATAAAGAGAAGTACGGAGACCCAAAAACTAATGCGCGACATTCAACAAGTATCAGATTTTTGACTTATCAG cgtGTTTTATTATTTAACGCCTATGCAATGGACACCATGTGCAGAGCAGGCGTCAATGTACTTGACGTATTTCCCATCAGCGACGCATATCCCGAGGGGACTGGGCTGCCAAGAAAACCCTATGATGCCGTACATTTCAAGCCCCACGTTTTCCAGCCAGTCGTGAACTTCCTTCATAGTTATTTCGGTGGTCACCCTTCACCCTGA
- the LOC131782247 gene encoding adenosine receptor A1-like — translation MEDFVSENSTSLKGISNETSETSQKSFYRHSEQETFAFVVIYVTLALLVILGNSLIIAVFTRNRKLRTATNLFLVSLAVSDLFVGTFSIPSWIYILLYDLNHLAPSTFNLSFRAVYIFGDISSALVSIAHLTAISIERNFSISRPLKHRAMARVYYHVAIAATWLYGLAITYIFVSDFKAVPWQKYRVLLITIGGFVLPLFVIICMYADIYKSVKLFNIRRRSYSTNSLQRKVFREKATAKTVLIITSVFAVSWLPFYTLSMLFIFCPKVVPQGVSLFHLLDFVKFLHYSNSAMNPVVYTYRIREVRTTLLKFVAPCLAQAPIPKAPAMPIAPQRQLVARVLGTSRHSVSRARVRPKLSAVNSV, via the coding sequence ATGGAGGATTTTGTTTCTGAGAACTCTACCTCTCTCAAAGGAATATCGAATGAAACAAGTGAAACTTCACAGAAATCTTTTTACAGACACTCGGAACAAGAGACATTCGCTTTTGTTGTTATATATGTGACTCTAGCGTTGCTTGTGATACTGGGTAACTCTCTCATCATAGCCGTATTCACTAGAAACAGAAAGCTACGAACAGCAACCAATCTCTTTTTGGTGAGTTTGGCAGTTTCAGATCTTTTTGTTGGAACCTTCTCTATTCCTAGTTGGATATACATTTTGCTGTACGATTTGAACCATTTAGCGCCGAGCACTTTCAACCTGTCTTTCCGCGCGGTGTACATTTTCGGAGATATTTCAAGTGCTCTAGTCTCCATTGCACATCTTACAGCGATAAGCATCGAACGGAACTTCTCCATTTCAAGACCACTAAAACACCGAGCTATGGCACGTGTGTACTATCACGTTGCTATTGCCGCAACATGGTTGTATGGCCTTGCCATTACGTACATCTTCGTGAGCGATTTCAAGGCCGTACCCTGGCAGAAATACAGAGTTCTACTTATTACCATCGGAGGCTTTGTTCTCCCCCTTTTTGTCATAATCTGCATGTACGCCGACATTTACAAGAGCGTCAAACTGTTTAATATTCGCCGAAGGTCATATTCCACCAATTCGcttcaaagaaaagttttccgGGAAAAGGCAACCGCAAAAACTGTGCTAATTATCACGAGCGTTTTCGCAGTGTCATGGCTTCCATTTTATACactttcaatgttatttatattttgtccAAAAGTAGTCCCGCAGGGAGTCAGCCTGTTTCACTTGTTAGATTTTGTAAAGTTTCTCCATTACAGTAACAGCGCTATGAATCCTGTTGTGTATACTTATCGTATTCGGGAAGTGAGAACCACACTGCTTAAGTTTGTTGCTCCGTGTTTAGCACAAGCTCCTATCCCAAAAGCGCCAGCTATGCCGATAGCACCTCAAAGGCAACTTGTTGCTCGTGTCCTTGGGACTTCACGTCATTCCGTGTCGCGAGCGCGAGTGAGACCAAAACTCAGTGCTGTGAACTCAGTATGA